The following proteins are co-located in the Hevea brasiliensis isolate MT/VB/25A 57/8 chromosome 11, ASM3005281v1, whole genome shotgun sequence genome:
- the LOC110646160 gene encoding alpha-farnesene synthase-like: MEVGRQILQCQTNSEAFAIDQQRRSANYKPNIWKYDFLQSLSSKYDEKQYKTQAERLRQDVKHLFVETVDLQAILELVDCIRKLGLASHFNDEIKEALDSVASSMKNNNFNVEGNLYFAALSFRLLRQHGYEVSQDVYGEFLDDKGTSMKIQCEDIKGVLEVYEASHLAAEGETILDNAKAFSARILKGINNCTIKEGNIFSRVVHALELPQHWRVQWFDVKWQIDTYENDQKINKLLIDLAKINFNIVQATLQKDLKEISRWWRNLGLTETLKFTRDRLVESFLCSVGLVFEPHFSCFRKWLTKAIVMVLVIDDVYDIYGSLEELEHFTSAVNRWDSRIIQQLPECMQICFQVLDSIVNETASEMERENGWNHAQPHLKKAWADFCQALLVESKWYNKEHTPSLHEYLNNAWISSSGTVLSVHSFFSIMNEVEEDKLDFFGKNQELVYNISLIIRLCNDLGTSEAEQERGDAASSIVCHMKETNVSEETARTYIKDMISKSWKKVNGQCIAKSPKLQSLVNINTNMARVMHNLYQYGDGFGVQDRENKRQILSLLVDPLKLN, encoded by the exons ATGGAAGTTGGGCGACAAATTTTGCAATGTCAAACTAATTCTGAAGCCTTTGCTATTGATCAACAAAGGCGATCTGCCAATTATAAGCCTAACATTTGGAAATATGATTTCTTGCAGTCTCTTTCTAGTAAATATGAT GAAAAGCAGTATAAAACACAAGCTGAGAGGCTCAGACAGGATGTTAAGCATTTATTTGTTGAAACAGTGGATTTACAGGCCATATTAGAGCTTGTTGACTGTATCAGAAAGCTAGGCCTGGCAAGCCACTTCAACGATGAAATCAAAGAAGCTCTAGATTCAGTAGCATCATCCATGAAGAACAACAACTTCAACGTGGAAGGCAATCTGTATTTCGCTGCCTTAAGTTTTAGGCTTCTCAGGCAGCATGGCTACGAAGTTTCACAAG ATGTGTATGGAGAATTTTTGGACGACAAGGGTACTTCCATGAAAATCCAATGCGAGGACATTAAAGGAGTACTCGAGGTTTATGAGGCCTCACATCTAGCTGCAGAAGGTGAAACTATCTTAGATAATGCAAAGGCTTTCTCAGCCCGAATTCTCAAGGGTATCAATAATTGTACAATCAAAGAAGGCAACATTTTTTCACGTGTGGTCCATGCTTTGGAGCTTCCACAACATTGGAGAGTGCAATGGTTTGATGTCAAATGGCAAATCGACACTTACGAAAATgaccaaaaaataaataaattattgattGATTTGGCtaaaatcaatttcaacatcgtcCAAGCCACACTTCAAAAAGATCTAAAGGAGATTTCGAG GTGGTGGAGGAATTTGGGTCTAACAGAGACTCTGAAATTCACAAGGGATCGATTGGTGGAGAGCTTCTTGTGTTCTGTGGGACTTGTATTTGAGCCTCACTTCAGCTGTTTTAGAAAATGGCTTACTAAAGCCATCGTTATGGTATTAGTCATAGATGATGTCTACGACATTTATGGTTCACTGGAAGAGCTGGAGCATTTCACCAGTGCTGTTAATAG GTGGGATTCCAGGATAATTCAACAGCTGCCAGAATGCATGCAAATATGCTTCCAAGTACTTGACAGTATCGTTAATGAAACTGCAAGTGAGATGGAAAGGGAGAATGGGTGGAACCATGCACAACCTCACCTTAAAAAAGcg TGGGCAGATTTCTGTCAAGCATTACTTGTGGAATCAAAATGGTATAATAAAGAACATACGCCATCCTTGCATGAGTATTTGAACAACGCTTGGATTTCATCATCAGGAACTGTCCTTTCAGTTCATTCATTTTTCTCTATAATGAATGAGGTAGAAGAAGACAAGCTAGATTTTTTTGGAAAAAATCAAGAACTGGTGTATAACATATCTCTCATAATCCGTCTCTGCAACGATTTAGGAACTTCAGAG GCAGAACAAGAGAGAGGAGATGCTGCTTCATCAATAGTGTGTCATATGAAAGAAACAAATGTTTCAGAGGAGACAGCTAGAACCTACATTAAGGACATGATAAGCAAGTCATGGAAGAAAGTAAACGGACAATGCATAGCCAAATCACCTAAGCTGCAGTCACTTGTCAATATCAACACCAATATGGCTCGTGTGATGCATAACCTTTATCAATATGGAGATGGGTTTGGTGTTCAAGATCGTGAAAATAAGAGGCAGATCCTCTCCCTCCTGGTTGATCCACTCAAACTCAACTGA